From one Candidatus Omnitrophota bacterium genomic stretch:
- a CDS encoding undecaprenyl-diphosphate phosphatase has product MDILQAIIMGIAEGITEFLPISSTGHLILASRLMEIPQTEFLKSFEIAIQLGAILAVVCLYWRRLLADIEVMKRVVVAFVPTAVIGLALYKLIKRFLLGNSGVVLWALFLGGIFLIIFELVHREKEGDKDDISSISYGQSFIIGIFQSMAMIPGVSRAAATIIGGLMLGVRRRAIVEFSFLLAVPTMLAATALDLLKSAPSFSGMEFVLLGTGFAVSFAVALMSIKFLLFFIKRHSFISFGVYRIVLALLFWFVIP; this is encoded by the coding sequence ATGGATATATTACAGGCGATAATAATGGGGATAGCGGAAGGGATCACGGAGTTCCTTCCCATATCTTCGACCGGGCATCTCATACTGGCCTCGCGTCTTATGGAGATTCCCCAGACGGAATTCCTGAAGAGCTTTGAGATCGCCATCCAGCTCGGTGCGATACTGGCGGTCGTCTGCCTCTACTGGAGGCGCCTCCTGGCAGATATCGAAGTGATGAAGAGGGTCGTGGTGGCGTTCGTACCGACCGCGGTCATAGGATTGGCGCTTTATAAACTTATAAAGAGGTTCTTATTGGGTAATAGCGGCGTGGTCCTATGGGCTCTCTTCCTGGGCGGCATCTTCCTGATCATATTTGAATTGGTCCACAGGGAGAAGGAAGGGGATAAGGATGATATATCCTCGATATCATACGGGCAATCGTTCATTATCGGCATATTCCAGTCGATGGCTATGATACCGGGTGTCTCCCGTGCGGCGGCGACAATAATCGGCGGGCTTATGCTGGGTGTCAGGAGGAGGGCTATAGTCGAATTTTCGTTCCTACTGGCCGTTCCGACGATGCTTGCGGCAACGGCGCTGGACCTTTTAAAGAGCGCACCGTCATTTTCGGGCATGGAATTCGTCCTGCTGGGGACAGGGTTCGCGGTATCCTTTGCGGTGGCCCTTATGAGCATCAAGTTCCTCTTATTTTTCATAAAACGCCACAGCTTCATCTCTTTCGGCGTCTACAGGATCGTCCTGGCCCTCCTCTTCTGGTTCGTCATACCATAA
- a CDS encoding glycosyltransferase, which translates to MFMAGFIYAVFLISLGYFLILTVYYAFLVLVGSLEGKKRAFESEEEDYSLLYFSAVRAPVTFILPARNEEEWIADSVKSLLGQNYPEFEIIIVNDGSTDRTLEILNGLLKLKPSDAIYIKHYRDGHVREILKSESYPNVTVIDKHAGLKKAGAANAGLNMAKYNYVCVMDSDTILEPDTLLKVMAHVDKDPDRIIGIGSYFGLVNGFKIKDGRIDERSFSYNPIVACQNIEYIRSFIGNRLAWSRYNSTPNIAGGFGIWRKDILYEIGGYSAEFTCEDIELTFRAHDYAAKNREKGYKIVMLPYYVGWTEGPANIASLILQRSRWQRVTNETVWRYKYMLFNPRYGGFAFMVMPYFVFYEVLGVFAEIFGTVMVAAGWAAGVLDLNVFLAFFFFMLLSQAFTSLLSILAFVDAQRLFRIKYIVYMVGLTFVEFFWYRWIISAAKLVGTYGFFRRVRSFDQYARSKQLKAPANVR; encoded by the coding sequence ATGTTCATGGCCGGGTTCATCTACGCCGTATTTCTTATATCGCTGGGGTATTTTCTCATCCTCACCGTCTATTACGCATTTCTGGTGCTGGTCGGTTCTCTTGAAGGGAAGAAGCGGGCATTCGAAAGCGAGGAGGAGGATTATTCGCTCCTCTATTTTTCCGCCGTCAGGGCACCGGTCACTTTTATCCTGCCGGCCCGCAACGAAGAGGAATGGATAGCCGACTCGGTGAAGTCGCTCCTCGGCCAGAACTATCCGGAATTCGAGATCATAATAGTGAACGACGGTTCCACCGACAGGACGCTCGAGATACTGAACGGCCTGCTTAAACTCAAGCCGTCAGATGCCATATATATAAAGCATTACCGCGACGGCCATGTCCGGGAGATATTGAAGAGCGAATCATATCCGAACGTTACCGTTATAGACAAGCATGCCGGTTTGAAGAAAGCGGGCGCCGCCAACGCCGGGCTCAACATGGCAAAATACAATTATGTATGTGTTATGGATTCCGACACCATACTCGAGCCGGATACCTTACTCAAGGTCATGGCGCATGTCGACAAGGACCCTGACAGGATAATAGGCATCGGCAGTTACTTCGGGCTCGTCAACGGTTTCAAGATAAAAGACGGCAGGATCGACGAACGCAGCTTTTCTTACAACCCGATAGTCGCCTGTCAGAATATTGAATATATCCGTTCATTCATCGGTAACCGGCTTGCCTGGAGCAGGTATAATTCCACACCGAACATCGCAGGCGGCTTTGGCATATGGCGGAAGGACATATTGTACGAGATAGGGGGATATTCCGCCGAATTCACCTGCGAGGACATAGAGCTGACTTTCCGGGCCCACGACTATGCGGCGAAGAACAGGGAAAAAGGTTATAAGATAGTGATGCTGCCGTATTACGTGGGGTGGACAGAAGGGCCGGCCAATATCGCCTCTCTCATCCTCCAGCGCAGCCGGTGGCAGAGGGTGACCAACGAGACGGTATGGAGATACAAATATATGCTCTTCAACCCGCGATACGGCGGTTTTGCTTTTATGGTAATGCCGTATTTTGTCTTTTATGAGGTGCTGGGCGTCTTTGCCGAAATATTCGGCACAGTGATGGTGGCCGCCGGGTGGGCGGCCGGCGTCCTGGATCTGAACGTCTTCCTGGCCTTCTTCTTCTTTATGCTCTTATCGCAGGCCTTTACCTCTCTCCTTTCCATACTGGCTTTTGTGGACGCCCAGCGCCTTTTTAGGATAAAATATATCGTCTATATGGTCGGGTTGACCTTTGTGGAGTTTTTCTGGTACAGGTGGATAATCTCGGCAGCCAAGCTGGTGGGGACATACGGGTTCTTCAGAAGAGTAAGATCATTTGACCAGTATGCGCGGTCGAAACAGCTGAAAGCCCCGGCAAATGTGCGGTGA
- a CDS encoding archease: MVKSNHMERYEQFPHTADIGVRVYGKDMKELFENAAFAMFDIIADLQGIDAPITKNFTLDAPDHEQLLVVWLDELLYNFYTKSIIFSRFEVKELTDGCIKATASGRPVGENRNRLKTEIKAATYHGLKIEKTDSGYKVEIVFDI, translated from the coding sequence GTGGTAAAATCCAATCATATGGAGCGTTACGAACAATTCCCGCATACGGCGGACATCGGAGTGCGCGTCTACGGTAAAGACATGAAAGAGCTCTTCGAGAACGCCGCCTTCGCGATGTTCGATATAATAGCGGACCTTCAGGGCATCGATGCGCCCATCACCAAGAATTTCACTTTGGACGCCCCGGACCATGAACAGCTTCTGGTCGTCTGGCTCGACGAGCTTCTCTACAATTTTTATACGAAGTCGATCATATTTTCGCGATTTGAGGTCAAAGAACTGACAGACGGCTGCATAAAGGCCACGGCATCCGGACGGCCGGTCGGCGAGAACAGGAACCGCCTCAAGACAGAGATAAAGGCCGCGACATATCACGGCCTTAAGATAGAGAAGACGGACTCGGGGTATAAGGTCGAGATCGTATTTGACATATAA
- the serS gene encoding serine--tRNA ligase, with translation MLDIKFIRENRDAVKEALKNRNLRIDVDELLRSDEERRKVLVEAEGLKAERNKANDEITALMKAKKNPKEIIAKMKGVSQKIAEFDKKVEEIDQKIANFIYTIPNIPDKSVPIGGPEANKIVRSWGKNPVFDFNPRNHVEIAELLGIISFGTASKITASNFVLFMGLGARLERALINFMLDLHTKKHGYKEVFPPFLVNRRSMTGTGQLPKLEEDMYRLKDDDLFLIPTAEVPVTNIHSSEVLDEGRLPICYTAYTACFRREAGSYGKETKGLIRVHQFDKVELVKFVKPETSFDELEKLLKDAEDVLQLLELPYRVVLLATGDISFAAAKCYDIELYAPGTDAYLEVSSCSCFTDFQARRANIRFSPKLKAQSSKPVYVHTLNGSGVALARLVVAILENYQNKDGSVRIPKALIPYMDGLEEIRP, from the coding sequence ATGCTGGATATAAAATTCATAAGAGAGAATAGGGACGCGGTCAAGGAGGCCCTGAAGAACAGGAACCTCAGGATCGACGTGGATGAATTGCTGAGATCGGACGAAGAACGCAGGAAGGTCCTGGTAGAGGCCGAAGGGCTCAAGGCGGAGAGGAATAAGGCAAATGATGAAATAACGGCCCTAATGAAGGCAAAAAAGAACCCTAAAGAGATAATAGCTAAAATGAAGGGTGTTTCCCAAAAAATAGCAGAATTTGATAAAAAAGTGGAGGAAATAGACCAAAAAATAGCCAATTTTATATATACAATCCCAAATATACCCGATAAATCGGTGCCAATAGGTGGACCTGAAGCCAATAAGATAGTCCGTTCTTGGGGTAAAAACCCCGTTTTTGACTTCAATCCGCGAAATCACGTTGAGATCGCGGAGCTATTGGGTATAATAAGCTTCGGGACCGCCTCAAAGATCACCGCTTCGAATTTTGTCCTATTTATGGGTTTGGGCGCCCGGCTTGAGAGGGCCCTGATAAATTTCATGCTCGACCTCCATACAAAGAAACACGGATATAAGGAGGTCTTTCCTCCGTTCCTTGTCAACCGCAGGAGCATGACCGGCACCGGCCAGCTCCCGAAACTCGAAGAAGATATGTACCGCCTCAAGGATGACGACCTCTTCCTCATACCGACAGCGGAGGTGCCCGTTACCAATATCCACTCAAGCGAGGTACTTGACGAGGGCCGCCTTCCGATATGTTATACGGCATACACCGCCTGTTTCAGGCGCGAGGCCGGTTCCTACGGCAAGGAGACGAAAGGGCTCATAAGGGTCCACCAGTTCGATAAGGTCGAGCTTGTGAAGTTCGTAAAACCGGAGACCTCATTCGACGAACTGGAGAAGCTCTTAAAGGACGCCGAGGATGTCCTGCAGCTGCTGGAACTCCCCTACAGGGTTGTCCTGCTGGCCACCGGCGATATATCGTTCGCCGCCGCCAAGTGTTACGATATCGAGCTGTATGCCCCGGGGACCGATGCGTATCTGGAGGTATCGAGCTGTTCCTGCTTCACCGATTTCCAGGCGCGCCGCGCGAATATAAGGTTCAGCCCAAAGCTCAAGGCCCAAAGCTCAAAGCCCGTATACGTCCACACGCTGAACGGTTCCGGCGTTGCGCTTGCGCGGCTCGTGGTCGCGATACTGGAGAATTACCAGAATAAGGACGGGAGCGTAAGGATACCTAAGGCGCTCATCCCGTACATGGACGGACTCGAAGAGATAAGACCGTAA
- a CDS encoding HEAT repeat domain-containing protein, producing the protein MYDYHADIVWTVNGALFAALILTGAAIFLSALIKDRLWAARRKRLLDIKHDIYEMVLSGRSASPVSPPPFISKVTPQEFIDVETNRARDAVFFNDAEKQFLKSCFMAPEVIAKFERIAMRRGNLWRRIEAIISLGYTRTRPAEDTLGGLLYSKDAYVAYFAMISLGQIKTVRSGRMLLEFLRKGTSNDKKIFSILDGFPPQIADDIVRLTYDGDPRVRFWAAKLLSRFDAKKYADTLERLSRDGTDEVRAAACESLGNAGLRESARALIESLKDPSWLVKRNAVMALEKVMGGEAVPEVIGLIDDASWSVSGAVKDIMTTHVESALPYIEKFLAGKDEIAMRYSVLALEDSGYLARLLRDAASGKAGPRVMHLLEGIMKSGMHSGLEAVLGTFDMDTRSGAIKVLSGIDAGLADHIDKKIKGLIGEP; encoded by the coding sequence ATGTACGATTACCACGCGGATATCGTCTGGACCGTCAACGGCGCGCTGTTCGCGGCGCTGATATTGACAGGCGCAGCCATATTCCTCTCCGCGCTCATCAAAGACCGCCTCTGGGCCGCGCGCCGGAAGCGGCTCCTGGATATAAAGCATGATATCTATGAGATGGTGCTTTCCGGAAGGTCCGCTTCGCCCGTCTCGCCCCCGCCGTTCATATCGAAGGTCACGCCGCAGGAATTCATAGATGTGGAGACGAACAGGGCCAGGGACGCCGTTTTTTTCAACGATGCCGAGAAACAATTTTTAAAAAGCTGTTTCATGGCCCCGGAAGTCATCGCCAAGTTCGAGAGGATCGCCATGCGGCGCGGTAACCTCTGGCGCAGGATCGAAGCCATAATCTCTCTCGGCTATACCCGGACGCGACCGGCCGAGGATACCCTGGGCGGACTGCTGTACAGTAAAGACGCGTATGTGGCCTACTTTGCGATGATATCTCTCGGCCAGATAAAGACGGTCCGATCCGGGCGGATGCTCCTTGAGTTTTTGCGAAAAGGGACATCGAACGATAAGAAGATATTTTCCATCCTCGACGGTTTTCCCCCGCAGATAGCGGATGATATCGTCAGGCTGACCTATGACGGCGATCCGCGCGTCCGTTTCTGGGCCGCCAAATTATTATCCCGGTTTGACGCAAAAAAATATGCCGATACACTGGAAAGGCTTTCTCGTGACGGCACGGACGAGGTCCGGGCGGCTGCCTGTGAATCGCTTGGCAATGCCGGCCTGAGGGAGAGTGCCCGCGCGCTCATCGAGTCCCTTAAGGACCCCAGCTGGCTCGTTAAGAGGAATGCGGTAATGGCCCTGGAAAAGGTCATGGGCGGCGAAGCCGTACCCGAGGTCATAGGGCTTATCGACGACGCCTCGTGGTCTGTGAGCGGCGCTGTTAAGGATATAATGACAACCCATGTAGAGAGCGCCCTACCTTATATAGAAAAATTTCTCGCCGGAAAAGATGAGATAGCCATGAGATATTCCGTCCTTGCGCTCGAGGACTCCGGCTACCTGGCAAGATTATTACGCGATGCCGCCTCAGGCAAGGCCGGGCCCCGGGTTATGCATCTATTGGAAGGCATAATGAAGTCGGGGATGCATTCAGGCCTTGAGGCAGTCCTCGGCACTTTTGATATGGATACGCGCTCCGGGGCTATCAAGGTACTGTCCGGGATAGACGCCGGGCTTGCCGATCACATTGATAAGAAGATAAAAGGTCTTATCGGAGAGCCGTAA
- a CDS encoding RtcB family protein, which yields MSMWQGELERIDAFRWRIPKGYKAGMRVDGVIYADEEMVKDIRSDRAPEQVANVAFLPGIVKHSLAMPDIHWGYGFPIGGVAATDIDSGGVVSPGGVGFDINCGVRLIKTNLKEGDVRPKLKDLVYALYNDIPAGVGSKGDIRISGAEERKLLVDGARWVVDHGYGRQEDLEYTEDHGAIKGADPDAVSARAYERGKNQSGTLGSGNHFIEVQAIDEIYEKETADIFGLEAGQVTIMIHSGSRGLGYQICDEYSKDMIQCLSKYGINVPDRQLASAPVNSPEGKAYLGAMKCAANYAWANRQCLMHLTRSAFEKVFNMGPKDLGMDLVYDVAHNIAKVERHTVDGKEKTLCVHRKGATRAFPPGHPELPARYRKTGQPVIIPGDMGRNSYLLTGTEGAKETFYSTCHGAGRLMSRSAAISACRGRSISRELETKGIMVMSSSRDTLAEEAPEAYKDVNEVVGVVDGAGISKRVCRMRPLGVIKG from the coding sequence ATGAGCATGTGGCAGGGCGAACTGGAGAGGATCGACGCCTTCAGGTGGCGCATTCCCAAAGGCTACAAGGCCGGCATGCGCGTTGACGGCGTCATCTACGCCGACGAAGAGATGGTGAAGGATATACGCTCGGACCGTGCCCCGGAGCAGGTGGCTAACGTGGCCTTCCTCCCCGGTATCGTCAAACATTCGCTGGCGATGCCGGATATACACTGGGGCTACGGCTTTCCTATAGGCGGCGTCGCGGCTACGGATATCGACTCCGGCGGTGTGGTCTCGCCCGGGGGTGTCGGCTTCGACATCAACTGCGGCGTACGGCTTATAAAGACGAACTTAAAAGAGGGCGATGTCAGACCGAAGCTTAAGGACCTCGTCTATGCCCTGTACAACGATATCCCCGCGGGCGTAGGATCGAAGGGTGATATCAGGATAAGCGGCGCCGAAGAGCGGAAGCTTCTCGTCGACGGGGCAAGGTGGGTGGTCGATCACGGGTACGGGCGCCAGGAGGACCTGGAGTATACCGAGGACCACGGGGCGATAAAGGGCGCCGACCCCGACGCGGTATCCGCCCGCGCGTATGAACGCGGCAAGAACCAGTCCGGCACACTCGGCTCCGGCAACCACTTTATCGAAGTCCAGGCCATAGATGAGATATATGAAAAAGAGACCGCGGATATCTTCGGCCTTGAGGCAGGGCAGGTCACGATAATGATACACTCCGGATCCCGCGGCCTCGGATACCAGATATGCGACGAGTATTCGAAAGATATGATACAGTGCCTTTCTAAATACGGTATCAACGTCCCCGACAGGCAGCTGGCCTCGGCCCCTGTAAATTCCCCGGAGGGAAAGGCATACCTCGGCGCGATGAAGTGCGCCGCGAATTACGCGTGGGCCAACAGGCAATGCCTGATGCACCTTACAAGGTCGGCATTCGAGAAGGTATTCAACATGGGGCCGAAAGACCTGGGTATGGACCTCGTCTATGACGTCGCACACAATATAGCGAAGGTCGAAAGGCACACCGTAGACGGTAAGGAAAAGACGCTCTGTGTCCACAGGAAAGGGGCTACTAGGGCATTCCCGCCGGGACACCCGGAGCTCCCCGCAAGATACAGGAAGACGGGGCAGCCGGTGATAATCCCGGGGGACATGGGCAGGAATTCGTATCTCCTGACCGGGACCGAAGGGGCGAAAGAGACCTTCTACTCTACGTGCCACGGAGCGGGCCGGCTTATGTCGCGCTCGGCTGCGATCAGCGCATGCCGCGGCAGATCTATATCGCGCGAACTCGAAACAAAGGGTATAATGGTCATGTCGAGCTCCAGGGATACGCTTGCCGAAGAGGCGCCGGAGGCGTATAAGGATGTCAATGAAGTCGTAGGCGTGGTGGATGGCGCGGGAATATCTAAACGGGTATGCCGCATGCGTCCGCTCGGGGTCATAAAAGGATAG